In Bacillus sp. NP247, one DNA window encodes the following:
- a CDS encoding DUF4024 domain-containing protein codes for MVGLSVTKIHLFRDENVNFLFCIEFMQKNELLLTHRE; via the coding sequence ATGGTAGGGCTTTCAGTGACAAAAATACATCTATTCCGTGACGAAAATGTAAACTTTTTATTTTGTATAGAATTTATGCAGAAAAATGAGTTATTATTAACACATCGTGAATGA
- a CDS encoding manganese efflux pump MntP family protein has product MTLEQLIPLIIMAFALGMDAFSVSLGMGMVTLKLRQILYIGMTIGIFHIIMPFIGMVLGRFLSERYGDVANFAGAILLIGLGFYIVYSSILEGEETRTAPIGISLFVFAFGVSIDSFSVGLSLGIYGAETIITILLFGFVSMLLAWVGLLIGRHAKGMLGTYGEIVGGIILVGFGLYILFPI; this is encoded by the coding sequence GTGACACTTGAACAATTAATACCTTTAATAATTATGGCATTTGCCCTGGGGATGGATGCATTTTCAGTGAGCCTCGGTATGGGAATGGTAACATTAAAGTTAAGACAAATCCTTTATATCGGTATGACGATTGGGATATTTCATATTATTATGCCATTTATCGGAATGGTACTAGGACGTTTTCTATCAGAGAGGTATGGGGATGTTGCGAATTTTGCAGGAGCTATTTTATTAATTGGGCTAGGGTTCTATATCGTATATTCGTCTATTTTAGAAGGGGAAGAGACTAGAACTGCTCCAATTGGAATTAGTTTATTTGTATTTGCATTTGGTGTCAGTATAGATAGTTTTTCAGTAGGTCTTAGTCTTGGAATTTACGGAGCAGAGACGATTATTACGATATTATTGTTTGGATTTGTAAGCATGTTATTAGCGTGGGTTGGCTTATTAATTGGTAGACATGCGAAAGGTATGCTTGGTACATATGGTGAAATAGTAGGTGGTATCATTCTGGTTGGATTTGGATTATATATCCTTTTTCCTATATAA
- a CDS encoding mechanosensitive ion channel protein yields MKNVYFATKADVERLHSFFGQANKKDDKINELYAQFMILEEAGEIRAVIGYEQSGKNALIRSCLFTPNVDKQTFLYFFEMFLQYMKEKDIRQLYLLTNHPQSVTIFQFFNFVIIEKEEVPEEIRQLEHFCKNIKELNAIILNCQLFTKLSTD; encoded by the coding sequence ATGAAGAACGTGTATTTTGCTACGAAAGCAGATGTAGAAAGATTGCATTCTTTTTTCGGACAAGCTAATAAAAAAGATGATAAAATAAATGAGTTGTACGCACAATTTATGATCTTGGAAGAGGCAGGAGAAATACGAGCGGTAATTGGATATGAACAAAGTGGAAAAAATGCACTTATCCGTTCTTGTTTATTCACACCTAATGTGGATAAACAGACTTTCTTATATTTTTTCGAGATGTTTTTGCAGTATATGAAAGAAAAAGATATTCGACAATTGTACTTACTCACAAATCATCCACAATCTGTGACAATCTTTCAGTTTTTTAACTTTGTCATTATAGAGAAAGAGGAAGTGCCAGAGGAAATTCGACAGTTAGAACACTTTTGTAAAAATATAAAAGAGCTAAATGCAATAATACTAAATTGTCAGCTATTCACAAAGTTATCCACGGATTAA
- a CDS encoding TIGR01440 family protein: MTEIVKVREQLQISLSDFQEQATLQSGQIFVVGCSTSEVLGERIGTSGTMEVAEAIFSEFKQFQERTGIELAFQCCEHLNRALVVERDVAMKYQFEIVTVTPVRSAGGALATYAYHNFKDPVVIEFIKADAGMDIGDTFIGMHLKHVAVPVRTSVKEIGSAHVTMAKTRGKLIGGARAVYAANEEAIPCR; the protein is encoded by the coding sequence ATGACAGAAATCGTAAAGGTAAGAGAACAGCTACAAATATCGCTTTCTGATTTCCAAGAACAAGCCACGCTGCAAAGTGGCCAAATTTTTGTAGTGGGGTGTAGCACGAGCGAAGTGCTAGGTGAAAGAATTGGAACATCAGGAACGATGGAAGTGGCAGAGGCGATTTTTTCTGAATTTAAACAATTTCAAGAACGAACAGGTATTGAATTGGCGTTTCAATGTTGTGAGCATTTAAATCGTGCTTTAGTAGTTGAGAGAGATGTAGCGATGAAATATCAATTTGAAATTGTAACAGTTACGCCTGTTAGATCAGCAGGTGGTGCATTAGCGACGTATGCGTATCACAATTTTAAAGATCCGGTAGTAATTGAGTTTATTAAAGCAGATGCAGGAATGGATATCGGCGATACATTTATCGGTATGCATTTAAAGCATGTAGCTGTACCGGTTCGTACAAGTGTGAAGGAAATAGGAAGTGCGCATGTAACGATGGCGAAAACACGTGGGAAGCTAATAGGTGGAGCACGTGCTGTTTATGCGGCAAATGAAGAAGCTATTCCTTGCCGTTAA
- the upp gene encoding uracil phosphoribosyltransferase has protein sequence MGKLYVFDHPLIQHKITYIRDKNTGTKDFRELVDEVASLMAFEITRDLPLQDIEIETPVSKATTKVIAGKKLGLIPILRAGLGMVDGILKLIPAAKVGHVGLYRDPETLQPVEYYVKLPTDVEERDFIVLDPMLATGGSAAEAINSLKKRGAKQIKLMCIVAAPEGVKVVQEEHPDVDIYVAALDEKLNDHGYVVPGLGDAGDRLFGTK, from the coding sequence ATGGGAAAACTGTATGTATTTGATCACCCGTTAATTCAACATAAGATTACATATATTCGCGATAAGAATACAGGTACGAAAGATTTTCGTGAATTAGTGGACGAAGTAGCAAGCTTAATGGCTTTCGAAATTACTCGCGACCTTCCACTTCAAGACATTGAAATTGAAACACCTGTAAGCAAAGCGACAACAAAAGTGATCGCTGGTAAAAAACTTGGTTTAATTCCGATTTTACGTGCAGGTTTAGGAATGGTTGATGGAATTCTGAAATTAATTCCAGCAGCAAAAGTAGGACACGTTGGTTTATACCGTGACCCTGAAACATTGCAACCGGTAGAATACTATGTGAAACTTCCAACGGATGTAGAAGAGCGTGACTTTATCGTACTAGATCCGATGCTAGCAACAGGTGGTTCTGCAGCTGAAGCAATTAATTCTCTGAAAAAGCGCGGTGCAAAGCAAATTAAATTAATGTGTATCGTAGCTGCTCCAGAAGGAGTAAAAGTAGTACAGGAAGAGCATCCTGATGTTGATATTTATGTAGCAGCATTAGATGAGAAGTTAAATGACCATGGTTATGTAGTTCCAGGTCTTGGTGATGCTGGTGACCGTTTATTCGGAACGAAGTAA
- the glyA gene encoding serine hydroxymethyltransferase — protein sequence MNYLKRQDEKVFAAIEAELGRQRSKIELIASENFVSGAVMEAQGSVLTNKYAEGYPGKRYYGGCEHVDVVEDIARDRAKEIFGAEHVNVQPHSGAQANMAVYFTILEQGDTVLGMNLSHGGHLTHGSPVNFSGVQYNFVEYGVDAESHRINYDDVLAKAKEHKPKLIVAGASAYPRVIDFKRFREIADEVGAYFMVDMAHIAGLVAAGLHPNPVPHAHFVTTTTHKTLRGPRGGMILCEEQFAKQIDKSIFPGIQGGPLMHVIAAKAVAFGETLQDEFKTYAQHIINNANRLAEGLQKEGLTLVSGGTDNHLILIDVRNLEITGKVAEHVLDEVGITVNKNTIPFETASPFVTSGVRIGTAAVTSRGFGLEEMDEIAALIAYTLKNHENEVALEEASKRVEALTSKFPMYTNL from the coding sequence GTGAATTATTTAAAACGTCAAGATGAAAAGGTATTTGCTGCAATTGAGGCAGAACTAGGAAGACAGCGTTCAAAGATTGAGCTAATTGCTTCGGAAAACTTCGTAAGTGGAGCAGTAATGGAGGCGCAAGGTTCTGTTTTAACGAATAAGTATGCTGAAGGATATCCTGGAAAACGTTACTATGGTGGTTGTGAACACGTAGACGTAGTAGAAGATATCGCACGTGATCGCGCGAAAGAAATTTTTGGCGCAGAGCATGTAAATGTTCAACCACATTCTGGTGCACAAGCGAACATGGCAGTATACTTTACGATTTTAGAGCAAGGCGATACAGTACTTGGTATGAATTTATCTCATGGTGGTCACTTAACACACGGAAGCCCTGTTAACTTCAGTGGAGTACAATATAATTTCGTAGAATATGGCGTGGATGCTGAATCTCACCGTATTAATTACGATGATGTATTAGCAAAAGCGAAAGAACATAAACCAAAATTAATCGTTGCAGGTGCAAGTGCATATCCTCGTGTTATCGATTTCAAACGATTCCGTGAGATTGCAGATGAAGTGGGTGCATACTTTATGGTTGATATGGCACATATCGCTGGTTTAGTAGCTGCTGGTTTACATCCAAACCCAGTACCACATGCACATTTCGTTACAACGACAACACATAAAACATTACGTGGTCCACGTGGTGGTATGATTTTATGTGAAGAGCAATTTGCAAAACAAATTGATAAATCAATCTTCCCTGGTATTCAAGGTGGTCCACTTATGCACGTAATTGCTGCAAAAGCTGTTGCATTTGGTGAGACACTACAAGATGAGTTTAAAACATATGCACAACATATCATTAATAATGCGAATCGCTTAGCTGAAGGTCTTCAAAAAGAAGGACTTACACTTGTTTCTGGTGGAACAGACAATCATTTAATCTTAATTGATGTTCGTAACTTAGAAATTACAGGTAAAGTAGCAGAGCACGTATTAGATGAAGTTGGTATTACAGTGAACAAAAATACAATTCCATTTGAAACAGCAAGCCCATTTGTAACAAGCGGCGTACGTATCGGTACAGCAGCTGTAACATCTCGTGGTTTCGGTTTAGAAGAAATGGATGAAATTGCGGCACTTATTGCTTATACATTAAAAAATCATGAGAATGAAGTTGCATTAGAAGAAGCAAGTAAGCGTGTAGAAGCGTTAACGAGCAAATTCCCAATGTATACAAATCTATAA
- a CDS encoding low molecular weight protein arginine phosphatase — translation MKRVLFVCTGNTCRSPMAEALLRHHGGDKFEVQSAGVFAYPGSDASVYAKEALAEKGISIDHAAQQVNDILVDWADIVVTMTENHREIVLGHYPSVEKKLDTLYGLTEGVSKDISDPFGGSLSIYKETLEEMEKLVQTLLKKHSEG, via the coding sequence ATGAAACGAGTGTTATTTGTTTGCACTGGTAATACATGTCGTAGTCCGATGGCTGAGGCGCTGCTTCGTCATCATGGAGGAGATAAGTTTGAAGTGCAATCTGCTGGTGTTTTCGCCTATCCTGGAAGCGATGCATCGGTATATGCGAAGGAAGCTTTAGCTGAAAAAGGAATTTCAATCGATCATGCCGCGCAGCAGGTAAACGATATTTTGGTTGATTGGGCGGATATTGTAGTAACAATGACGGAAAACCATAGGGAAATTGTACTTGGGCATTATCCGAGTGTTGAAAAGAAATTGGATACATTATATGGATTAACTGAGGGTGTAAGTAAGGATATTTCAGATCCATTTGGCGGATCGCTTTCTATTTATAAAGAAACGTTAGAAGAGATGGAAAAACTTGTACAAACTTTACTGAAAAAACATTCAGAAGGTTGA
- the spoIIR gene encoding stage II sporulation protein R → MKKQVIAYFLLLLIGAQLLVQFGYMKADAKGPAVIPKEAVRLRILANSDSDKDQALKRKVRDEVKAQIDGWVADLTSFEEARKVIQNHIPEIEKTVANTLKREGSKEAFQVKFGKNVKFPTKVYGNFIYPAGEYEAVLITIGKGEGANWWCVLFPPMCFLDFSSGTAVRKEEHVVKAESPEEEQVRQPDEEVVDVPEKKEDKVKEKKVVKPEKAEKVTVQEKKVVKHETQVEEQPVKKVETKTVEKVEKTVEQKQEKQNEYVTVEEEEEKPEVKLFIVEAFTALFSK, encoded by the coding sequence ATGAAAAAACAAGTTATTGCTTACTTTCTTTTATTATTAATTGGTGCACAGTTACTTGTGCAGTTTGGATATATGAAAGCTGATGCAAAAGGGCCTGCTGTTATTCCGAAAGAGGCCGTTCGATTACGTATTTTAGCTAATAGTGATTCTGATAAAGATCAGGCATTAAAACGTAAAGTACGTGATGAAGTGAAAGCACAAATTGATGGATGGGTAGCGGATTTAACGTCATTTGAAGAAGCTCGAAAAGTAATTCAAAATCATATTCCTGAAATTGAAAAGACAGTGGCGAATACGCTGAAAAGAGAAGGAAGTAAAGAGGCGTTTCAAGTGAAATTTGGTAAGAATGTAAAGTTTCCTACAAAGGTATATGGAAATTTTATTTATCCGGCAGGAGAATATGAAGCGGTACTTATTACAATTGGAAAAGGTGAAGGTGCAAACTGGTGGTGTGTATTATTTCCACCGATGTGTTTCTTAGATTTTTCAAGTGGTACAGCTGTAAGGAAAGAAGAACATGTTGTGAAAGCTGAATCTCCTGAAGAGGAGCAGGTGAGACAACCAGATGAGGAAGTAGTGGATGTACCGGAGAAGAAAGAGGATAAGGTGAAAGAAAAGAAAGTAGTAAAGCCGGAAAAAGCTGAAAAAGTAACAGTACAGGAAAAGAAAGTAGTAAAACACGAAACGCAAGTAGAAGAACAGCCCGTAAAAAAAGTAGAAACAAAAACTGTGGAAAAAGTGGAGAAAACTGTGGAGCAAAAACAAGAAAAGCAAAATGAGTATGTAACAGTAGAAGAGGAAGAAGAGAAACCAGAGGTTAAATTATTTATCGTCGAAGCTTTTACAGCTTTATTCTCTAAATAG
- a CDS encoding flavin reductase family protein, translated as MLSINPNEQTEKDNYKLLTGSIIPRPVAFVTSVTKDGVLNGAPYSYFNIVAANPPLISVSVQRKEGKPKDTSRNAIEKGEFVVHISDESYVEAINETAANLPPNESEIELAKLTPIDSDVISVPGVKEANIRMECVLERAIPLGGTEDSPACDLLIGRVVRFHVAEHLYENGRIHAEELKPISRLAGHNYAKLGEQFELVRPI; from the coding sequence ATGTTATCCATTAATCCAAACGAACAAACCGAAAAAGATAATTACAAATTACTAACAGGAAGTATCATTCCACGTCCTGTCGCATTCGTTACTTCTGTAACTAAAGATGGTGTATTGAACGGTGCACCATATAGTTATTTCAATATCGTCGCTGCCAATCCACCACTTATCTCAGTTTCAGTACAACGAAAAGAAGGAAAACCGAAAGACACTTCCCGAAACGCAATTGAAAAAGGGGAATTTGTCGTACATATTTCTGATGAATCTTACGTAGAAGCGATCAATGAAACAGCAGCCAACCTACCCCCTAATGAAAGTGAAATCGAATTAGCAAAACTAACACCAATCGACAGTGATGTCATTTCAGTACCAGGAGTGAAAGAAGCAAACATTCGAATGGAATGCGTATTAGAACGCGCTATCCCGCTCGGCGGAACCGAAGACTCACCAGCTTGTGATCTACTAATTGGCCGTGTCGTTCGCTTCCACGTCGCAGAACACTTATACGAAAACGGCCGAATTCACGCCGAAGAACTAAAACCAATAAGCCGCCTAGCAGGACACAACTACGCAAAACTAGGAGAACAATTTGAATTGGTGAGGCCAATCTAA
- a CDS encoding L-threonylcarbamoyladenylate synthase: protein MHTNMWIVDNVVERKKYYPQLKEAARLLRENEAVAFPTETVYGLGANAMDDEAIAKIFEAKGRPSDNPLIVHIGTKSQLDGIVREIPPVAEKLMEHFWPGPLTIILPRKKGISERVTAGLNTVGVRMPDHPVALALIEEANVPVAAPSANRSGRPSPTLASHVYEDLNGKIAGIVDGGATGVGVESTVIDCTSEVPTILRPGGITKEQLEAVIGNVSLDPALKDEKEKPRSPGMKYTHYAPKAPLSIVEGSREFIQRIVDEKKKEGFKVGVLTTEEYQRVYSADVVLSCGVRSDLASVATKLYDVLRTFDASEVDVIFSESFPNEGIGNAIMNRLTKAAGHHIITE, encoded by the coding sequence ATGCATACAAATATGTGGATTGTGGATAATGTTGTGGAAAGAAAAAAATATTATCCACAATTAAAAGAAGCGGCAAGATTATTAAGAGAAAATGAAGCGGTGGCCTTCCCGACGGAAACGGTATATGGGTTAGGAGCAAACGCAATGGATGATGAAGCGATAGCGAAAATTTTTGAAGCGAAAGGGAGACCGAGCGATAATCCACTGATTGTCCACATAGGAACAAAATCTCAGTTAGATGGTATTGTAAGAGAAATTCCGCCGGTTGCAGAAAAGTTAATGGAGCATTTTTGGCCAGGACCATTAACAATCATTTTACCGAGAAAAAAAGGGATTTCAGAGAGGGTTACGGCAGGACTTAATACAGTTGGAGTGAGGATGCCGGATCATCCAGTAGCGCTCGCCCTTATTGAAGAGGCAAACGTGCCTGTTGCAGCACCGAGTGCGAATCGTTCAGGACGCCCAAGTCCAACGTTAGCTTCTCATGTGTATGAAGATTTAAATGGAAAAATTGCTGGTATTGTTGATGGCGGGGCAACAGGAGTAGGCGTTGAATCCACTGTAATTGACTGTACGAGCGAGGTTCCGACGATTTTACGTCCAGGTGGGATTACGAAGGAGCAATTAGAAGCAGTGATAGGAAATGTTTCTTTAGATCCAGCTTTAAAGGATGAGAAAGAAAAACCGAGATCACCTGGAATGAAATATACACATTACGCACCGAAAGCGCCACTTAGTATTGTTGAAGGGTCCCGTGAGTTTATTCAACGTATTGTGGATGAGAAAAAGAAAGAAGGATTTAAAGTAGGTGTATTAACGACAGAAGAGTATCAGCGTGTGTATAGTGCAGATGTTGTATTGTCTTGCGGTGTGCGAAGCGATTTAGCCAGTGTTGCGACTAAGTTATATGATGTGCTTAGAACGTTTGATGCAAGTGAAGTAGATGTTATTTTTAGTGAATCATTCCCGAATGAAGGAATAGGAAATGCAATTATGAATCGTTTAACAAAAGCTGCGGGACATCATATTATCACTGAATGA
- a CDS encoding DoxX family protein has protein sequence MMDFGLLIIRLIIGITFMGHGAQKLFGWFGGYGLKGTGGWMESIGLRPGVFMAFMAGATELLGGFLFASGIFTAIGSLFIVGTMLMAIFTVHGKNGYWVTQDGFEYNLILIAVAVGVALIGPGAYVLL, from the coding sequence ATGATGGATTTCGGTCTTCTTATTATTCGTCTTATTATAGGAATTACATTCATGGGTCATGGTGCTCAAAAATTATTCGGTTGGTTCGGTGGTTATGGCTTAAAAGGAACGGGCGGTTGGATGGAATCAATCGGTTTACGCCCTGGTGTATTTATGGCATTTATGGCTGGTGCAACTGAATTATTAGGTGGTTTCTTATTCGCATCAGGTATTTTCACTGCAATTGGTTCATTATTTATCGTTGGAACAATGTTAATGGCAATCTTCACTGTTCACGGAAAAAATGGTTACTGGGTAACACAAGACGGATTTGAATATAATTTAATTTTAATCGCCGTTGCTGTTGGTGTAGCTTTAATCGGTCCTGGTGCATACGTTTTACTTTAA
- a CDS encoding AtpZ/AtpI family protein, producing the protein MQKNDRSHIKAYALMSGILAQLVGSILIGIFGGQWIDNKVGTFPLFLIIGLLLGLGTGVYAMIRLIRHYYSGEQ; encoded by the coding sequence TTGCAAAAAAACGATCGCAGCCATATAAAAGCGTATGCTTTAATGTCAGGAATTCTTGCTCAGTTAGTTGGTTCTATTCTTATTGGAATCTTTGGTGGGCAATGGATTGATAATAAGGTTGGAACGTTTCCATTGTTTCTTATTATAGGGTTATTACTCGGGTTAGGAACAGGGGTATACGCAATGATTCGACTCATTCGACATTACTATTCGGGAGAGCAATGA
- a CDS encoding PTS glucose transporter subunit IIA, producing MFKKLFGFGSKTNEETIVAPLTGAVKNIEEVPDPVFAGRMMGDGVAIDPTEGVVVSPVDGEIVQLFHTKHAIGIKAKNGTEILIHVGLETVKMEGEGFEAHVSEGQAVKAGDKLISFDLELIREKAKSTITPIVITNTDAAESIKTTVGVTATKGSTEVMKVTMK from the coding sequence ATGTTTAAAAAATTATTCGGTTTTGGTTCAAAAACAAATGAAGAAACAATCGTAGCTCCATTAACTGGAGCAGTGAAAAATATTGAAGAAGTACCAGATCCAGTATTCGCTGGTCGTATGATGGGTGACGGTGTTGCAATCGATCCTACTGAAGGTGTAGTTGTATCTCCAGTTGATGGTGAAATCGTACAATTATTCCACACAAAACATGCTATTGGAATTAAAGCGAAAAACGGTACAGAAATTTTAATCCATGTTGGATTAGAAACTGTAAAGATGGAAGGCGAAGGTTTCGAAGCTCACGTTTCTGAAGGCCAAGCTGTAAAAGCTGGAGATAAATTAATCTCATTCGACTTAGAATTAATCCGTGAAAAAGCGAAAAGCACAATTACTCCAATCGTTATTACAAACACAGATGCAGCTGAGTCTATTAAGACAACTGTAGGTGTAACAGCTACAAAAGGTTCAACAGAAGTAATGAAAGTTACAATGAAATAA
- a CDS encoding ATP synthase subunit I, giving the protein MIDVHGLVQRQKKYMYYLLALLMLGWGFTSYKDVFLGLIIGTIFSFLSLRIIARRTDKLLDRVTNGENVKFKATAVSTYSRFATIGLLILFAAKYQELIAMWGLGVGLLTGYLVMIIDFLYLEYTSREER; this is encoded by the coding sequence ATGATAGACGTACATGGACTTGTCCAAAGACAAAAGAAATATATGTACTACTTGCTTGCGCTTCTAATGCTAGGATGGGGATTTACCTCTTACAAGGATGTATTTCTTGGACTGATTATCGGAACGATTTTCAGTTTTCTTAGTTTGCGCATCATTGCACGTAGAACAGACAAGCTGTTAGATCGCGTAACAAATGGAGAAAACGTGAAGTTTAAAGCAACAGCGGTAAGTACATATTCAAGATTTGCCACGATTGGGTTATTAATTTTATTTGCAGCCAAATATCAAGAATTAATTGCGATGTGGGGCTTAGGTGTAGGATTGCTGACAGGATACCTTGTCATGATCATAGATTTTCTTTATTTAGAGTATACGAGCAGGGAAGAGAGGTGA
- the atpB gene encoding F0F1 ATP synthase subunit A — MEHGKLVEFLGLTFDLSSVMMVTVAAVIVFLIAVIGTRSLALRPTGMQNFMEWVFDFVKGIINSTMDWKTGGRFLTLGVTLIMFIIVSNFLGLPFMYSTVEAGEHIAWWRSPTSDPAVALTLAVMVVTLTHYYGIKMKGTKEYAKGYFQPMKFLFPLKVIEEFANTLTLGLRLFGNIYAGEILLGLLAKLGGASFLGALGALVPMLAWMGFSVFVGSIQSFIFVMLTMVYMAHKVSHDH, encoded by the coding sequence GTGGAACACGGTAAATTAGTTGAATTTCTAGGTTTAACGTTCGATTTGTCATCAGTTATGATGGTTACTGTAGCAGCAGTTATTGTTTTCTTAATCGCTGTTATCGGAACTCGCAGCTTAGCGCTTCGCCCAACCGGGATGCAAAACTTCATGGAATGGGTGTTTGACTTCGTGAAAGGGATTATCAATAGTACGATGGACTGGAAAACAGGTGGACGATTCTTAACGCTTGGCGTTACGCTTATCATGTTTATCATCGTATCGAACTTCCTTGGTTTACCATTCATGTATTCAACAGTTGAGGCTGGCGAACATATTGCATGGTGGAGATCACCAACGTCTGATCCAGCAGTTGCATTAACATTAGCCGTGATGGTAGTTACCCTCACCCATTACTATGGAATTAAGATGAAGGGTACGAAAGAATATGCTAAAGGTTATTTCCAACCTATGAAATTCTTATTCCCATTAAAGGTTATTGAGGAGTTTGCTAACACATTAACGTTAGGTCTTCGTTTGTTTGGTAACATTTATGCAGGTGAAATCTTATTAGGATTACTTGCTAAGTTAGGCGGAGCATCATTCCTTGGAGCATTAGGTGCACTTGTACCGATGTTAGCATGGATGGGATTCAGTGTATTCGTTGGATCAATCCAGTCATTTATTTTCGTAATGTTAACGATGGTTTATATGGCTCATAAAGTAAGCCATGACCATTAA
- a CDS encoding DUF3935 domain-containing protein, with amino-acid sequence MTRLKQVFGIIISFFVFWFSMLGVQMFAEFLDIESLKFVAGKSEAARAFYSPYPFLIVFLITLLSLYFFVIKLGKSKKEKLPALEEKKEELQ; translated from the coding sequence ATGACGAGATTGAAGCAAGTTTTTGGTATTATTATTAGTTTTTTTGTTTTTTGGTTTAGTATGCTCGGTGTACAAATGTTTGCCGAGTTTTTAGATATTGAGTCATTAAAATTTGTTGCAGGAAAATCGGAGGCGGCGCGTGCGTTTTATTCACCGTATCCATTTTTAATCGTTTTCCTTATTACATTGCTTTCTTTATATTTCTTTGTAATAAAGCTTGGTAAATCTAAAAAAGAGAAATTACCTGCATTAGAAGAAAAGAAGGAAGAATTACAGTGA
- the rpiB gene encoding ribose 5-phosphate isomerase B, with protein MKVVVASDHGGMNIRKELVSLLEELNIEYIDLGCECEAGSVDYPDFAFPAAEMVANGEVDRGILVCGTGIGMSIAANKVNGIRCALVHDTFSAKATREHNDTNMLAMGERVIGAGLARDIAKIWLTTDYEGGRHENRVGKIKTYETK; from the coding sequence ATGAAAGTAGTAGTAGCATCTGATCACGGCGGTATGAATATCCGTAAAGAACTTGTAAGTTTATTAGAAGAGTTAAATATTGAATATATTGATTTAGGTTGTGAATGTGAAGCTGGTTCTGTTGATTACCCTGATTTTGCGTTTCCAGCAGCAGAAATGGTAGCAAATGGTGAAGTGGATCGTGGCATTTTAGTTTGCGGGACAGGCATTGGGATGTCAATCGCAGCAAATAAAGTAAATGGTATTCGTTGTGCATTAGTTCATGATACTTTCAGTGCGAAAGCGACGAGAGAGCATAATGACACTAACATGTTAGCAATGGGCGAGCGTGTAATTGGAGCTGGTCTAGCGCGTGATATCGCGAAAATTTGGCTAACAACTGACTATGAAGGTGGCCGCCACGAAAACCGCGTAGGAAAAATTAAAACGTACGAAACAAAGTAA